From Carya illinoinensis cultivar Pawnee chromosome 5, C.illinoinensisPawnee_v1, whole genome shotgun sequence, one genomic window encodes:
- the LOC122311958 gene encoding 60S ribosomal protein L9-like yields the protein MKTILSSETMDIPDGVKIKINAKIIEVEGPRGKLIRNFKHLNLDFDLITDEATGKRKLKIEAWFGSRKTSAAIRTALSHVENLITGVTKGYRYKMRFVYAHFPINASITNANKSIEIRNFLGEKKVRKVDMLDGVSILRSEKVKDELVLDGNDIELVSRSCALINQKCHVKNKDIRKFLDGIYVSEKGTILEEE from the exons ATGAAGACCATTCTCTCGTCGGAGACTATGGATATCCCAGACGGCGTAAAAATCAAGATAAACGCCAAGATCATCGAGGTGGAGGGTCCGCGCGGTAAACTCATTCGCAACTTCAAGCACCTCAATCTAGACTTTGATCTCATTACTGATGAGGCCACTGGCAAGCGAAAGCTGAAGATTGAGGCCTGGTTCGGATCCCGGAAGACATCGGCTGCTATCCGTACTGCTCTCAGCCACGTCGAGAACCTCATCACCGGCGTCACCAAGGGCTACCGTTACAAGATGAGGTTCGTGTACGCTCACTTCCCCATCAACGCTAGCATCACCAACGCTAACAAGTCCATCGAGATCCGTAATTTTTTGGGTGAAAAGAAG GTAAGAAAAGTGGACATGCTTGATGGAGTGTCCATTCTCCGTTCCGAAAAGGTCAAGGATGAACTAGTTTTAGATGGGAATGACATTGAACTCGTTTCTCGGTCTTGTGCCTTGATAAaccag AAATGTCATGTGAAGAACAAGGATATCCGGAAGTTTCTTGATGGTATCTATGTCAGTGAGAAGGGAACCATCCTTGAGGAGGAGTAA
- the LOC122310557 gene encoding 60S ribosomal protein L9-like, translating into MKTILSSETMDIPDGVKIKINAKIIEVEGPRGKLIRNFKHLNLDFDLITNEAGKRKLKIEAWFGSRKTSAAIRTALSHVENLITGVTKGYRYKMRFVYAHFPINASITNANKSIEIRNFLGEKKVRKVDMLDGVSILRSEKVKDELVLDGNDIELVSRSCALINQKCHVKNKDIRKFLDGIYVSEKGTIFEEE; encoded by the exons ATGAAGACCATTCTCTCGTCGGAGACTATGGATATCCCAGACGGCGTAAAAATCAAGATAAACGCCAAGATCATCGAGGTGGAGGGTCCGCGCGGTAAACTCATCCGCAACTTCAAGCACCTCAATCTAGACTTTGATCTCATCACTAACGAGGCTGGCAAGAGAAAGCTGAAGATTGAGGCCTGGTTCGGATCCCGGAAGACCTCTGCGGCGATCCGTACTGCTCTCAGCCACGTCGAGAACCTCATCACCGGCGTCACCAAGGGCTACCGGTACAAGATGAGGTTCGTGTACGCTCACTTCCCCATCAACGCTAGCATCACCAACGCTAACAAGTCCATCGAGATCCGTAATTTTTTGGGTGAAAAGAAG GTAAGAAAAGTGGACATGCTTGATGGGGTGTCAATTCTCCGTTCTGAAAAGGTCAAGGATGAGCTAGTATTAGATGGGAATGACATTGAACTCGTATCTCGGTCTTGTGCCTTGATAAaccag AAATGTCACGTAAAGAACAAGGATATCCGAAAGTTTCTTGATGGTATCTATGTCAGTGAGAAGGGAACCATCTTTGAGGAGGAGTAA
- the LOC122310555 gene encoding 11S globulin seed storage protein Ana o 2.0101-like: protein MGLDLSPKLAKRVYGGDGGSYHAWSPSELPMLREGNIGAAKLALGKNGFALPCYSDSAKVAYVLQGNGVAGIVLPESEEKVIAIKKGDAIALPFGVVSWWYNKEDTELVILFLGDTSKARKAGEFTDFFLTGSNGIFTGFSTEFVGRAWDLDENVVKSLIGKQSGNGIVKLDENFKMPEPNKEHREGMALNCEEAPLDVDIKKGGRVVVLNTKNLPLVGEVGLGADLVRLDGSAMCSPGFSCDSALQVTYIVRGSGRVQVVGVDGRRVLETTVKAGNLFIVPRFFVVSKIASSDGLEWFSIITTPNPIFTHLAGRTSVWKALSPQVLEAAFNVDSDTENHFRSKRTSDAIFFPPPS from the exons atggggCTTGATCTTTCTCCAAAATTGGCCAAGAGAGTGTATGGAGGCGATGGTGGTTCGTACCATGCGTGGTCCCCATCAGAGCTCCCCATGCTGCGTGAAGGCAATATTGGTGCAGCCAAGTTGGCCCTTGGAAAGAATGGTTTTGCTCTACCTTGTTACTCTGACTCCGCTAAAGTTGCTTATGTCCTccaag GTAATGGTGTAGCAGGAATTGTTCTTCCTGAATCCGAAGAGAAGGTCATTGCAATAAAAAAGGGTGATGCCATTGCTCTTCCTTTTGGTGTTGTTTCATGGTGGTACAACAAAGAGGACACTGAGTTAGTTATTCTTTTCTTGGGAGACACTTCTAAAGCTCGCAAAGCTGGTGAGTTTACTGATTTTTTCTTGACGGGTTCCAACGGGATCTTCACTGGCTTCTCAACTGAGTTTGTTGGCCGAGCATGGGACTTGGATGAGAATGTTGTAAAGAGCCTCATTGGAAAGCAATCCGGCAATGGAATTGTCAAGCTTGATGAGAACTTTAAAATGCCTGAACCAAATAAGGAACATCGAGAGGGCATGGCACTGAATTGTGAGGAGGCTCCATTAGATGTGGACATTAAAAAAGGTGGAAGGGTTGTGGTCTTGAATACCAAGAACCTTCCTTTGGTTGGTGAAGTTGGTCTTGGGGCTGACCTTGTTAGGTTGGATGGGAGTGCCATGTGCTCTCCTGGATTCTCCTGTGATTCGGCACTACAGGTGACTTATATTGTTAGGGGTAGTGGCCGTGTTCAAGTTGTTGGTGTTGATGGTCGCAGGGTCTTGGAAACAACTGTTAAGGCAGGGAATTTATTCATTGTGCCAAGGTTTTTTGTTGTTTCGAAGATTGCTTCTTCTGATGGTTTGGAGTGGTTCTCTATCATCACCACCCCCAA CCCAATATTCACTCATTTAGCCGGAAGAACTTCTGTGTGGAAGGCTTTATCTCCTCAGGTACTTGAGGCTGCATTCAATGTGGATTCGGATACGGAGAATCATTTCCGTTCGAAGAGGACTTCTGATGCCATTTTCTTCCCTCCACCAAGCTGA